From a single Nostoc flagelliforme CCNUN1 genomic region:
- a CDS encoding DNA methyltransferase, with protein sequence MLPTTGSYYTPPQLVGQLIKTALEPVIEEKLRNAENNYELEKVLLDLKIVDPACGFGHFLLAAARRLGKELAKIRTGEPEPGSEPLKLAIRDVIRNCIYGVDINPLAIDLCKVALWIEGFSRGLPLKFLVFRS encoded by the coding sequence ATGCTCCCAACTACAGGCTCTTACTATACGCCACCGCAGTTAGTGGGACAACTGATAAAAACAGCCTTAGAGCCTGTAATTGAAGAAAAGCTTCGGAACGCAGAAAATAATTACGAATTAGAAAAAGTACTTCTCGACCTCAAAATTGTAGACCCTGCCTGTGGTTTTGGCCATTTCCTCTTAGCCGCAGCACGTCGGTTAGGAAAGGAACTAGCTAAAATTCGTACTGGTGAACCTGAGCCAGGCAGTGAACCTTTAAAGTTAGCGATTCGAGATGTTATCCGAAATTGCATTTATGGGGTGGATATTAATCCCTTGGCTATTGATTTGTGCAAAGTAGCATTATGGATTGAAGGTTTTTCTCGTGGCTTACCTCTTAAGTTTTTAGTTTTTAGATCATAG
- a CDS encoding Blp family class II bacteriocin → MSNILSDLSNLKELELQELSDEESQLVIGGNLFGSIVGAVAGSYIGSKAGLAGIIAGGLVGGAVGSVAEDFINGLSRRQQVIVPLTVSDGETTTTRLSILST, encoded by the coding sequence ATGAGTAACATATTGTCTGATTTATCTAATCTAAAAGAACTCGAATTGCAAGAACTGTCTGACGAAGAATCTCAACTTGTAATTGGAGGTAATTTATTTGGAAGTATTGTTGGCGCTGTTGCTGGTAGTTATATCGGCTCTAAAGCAGGACTAGCTGGTATTATTGCAGGAGGATTAGTTGGAGGTGCAGTAGGGTCTGTAGCGGAAGACTTCATTAACGGTCTATCCCGCCGTCAGCAAGTCATAGTCCCACTAACTGTATCTGATGGGGAGACAACAACAACAAGGCTGTCAATACTGTCAACATAG
- a CDS encoding Eco57I restriction-modification methylase domain-containing protein, whose protein sequence is MLLTEENLQLLPTTMALSQLLKGNVSTQKVVDAANKLAEEKQFFHWCLEFPEVFEQGGFNCVLGNPPWERIKLQEKEFFASKSAEIANAVNKAAREKLIKELPKKNPELAQAFEEAKHDAEAQGKFIRESGRFPLTAVGDINTYAVFAETTRTLISSDGRVGVIVPTRANASKLLLITTKNKNQRKNQDFALDYFLSPKRSPKIFAISKS, encoded by the coding sequence ATGCTATTAACCGAAGAGAACTTACAGTTATTACCAACTACGATGGCTTTATCTCAGCTATTAAAAGGGAATGTATCAACGCAAAAGGTTGTAGATGCAGCAAATAAGTTGGCTGAAGAAAAGCAATTTTTTCACTGGTGTTTAGAATTTCCAGAAGTGTTTGAACAAGGCGGATTTAATTGTGTGTTGGGCAATCCACCTTGGGAAAGAATTAAGTTACAAGAAAAAGAATTTTTTGCCTCTAAAAGTGCAGAAATTGCTAACGCTGTAAATAAGGCAGCACGAGAGAAGTTGATTAAGGAATTACCCAAGAAAAATCCTGAATTAGCACAAGCTTTTGAAGAAGCAAAGCATGATGCTGAGGCACAAGGGAAATTTATTCGAGAGTCAGGTAGATTTCCTTTAACTGCGGTCGGAGACATTAATACTTATGCTGTATTTGCTGAGACTACGAGAACATTGATCTCATCTGATGGAAGAGTTGGGGTAATTGTTCCTACCAGGGCAAACGCATCTAAATTACTCTTGATCACAACGAAGAATAAGAACCAACGAAAAAACCAGGATTTCGCGCTTGATTATTTTTTAAGCCCAAAGCGATCACCTAAAATTTTCGCAATAAGTAAGAGTTAA
- a CDS encoding calcium-binding protein: protein MANIIGTNGNDTLVGYFGSDEDTIDGLRGNDTITGGIDNDILTGGSGNDKFVYELYDGIDMITDFGGVGKGSNPSAGVIAEVDTLIFQDRTARNLLLVQNGNNLEITFEEVADLGDLIGNYLIYSGEPDFVETKVILQNFTLENLDNLSTLGNIQFSAQTSISDSFDVVNANSTQENPFNKNTVTFFNDLNNYVIGFDNSNDVINGQGGNDSINGKSGNDLLRGGTGNDTLIGDSGNDTLVGGTDNDLLRGSTGNDTLIDDSGNNILNGGTGNDTLNVEGSTGDNLLSGDNGNDYLFASNTYRYPLYSTSGNNTLNGGAGDDTLNVNGSTGDNLLFGDDGNDSLSASGYYDYFYFEKYETSGNNTLNGGDGNDTLDVRSSTGDNLVFGGDGNDYLSSNASTIRGSLFDSSGNNTLNGGDGKDTLIVGGTGDNLVFGGDGNDSLSVYGYFESFQEFNNVPGNNTLNGGAGDDTLNVDLPQSDNLLNGGDGNDSLFVSDQQYYYNDDGAFGKNTLNGGAGNDTLNADRSKGDNLLSGGNGNDSLSASGNLDGNIASGNNTLNGGAGTDILKVDNSTGDNLLHGGNGNDFLSASGALGNNTLKGGAGNDTLTGGNGNDTLYGGNGADTFAFNSYNQGVDSIYDFNANNEFIQVSAAGFGGGLLRGFLSASQFTLGTSATTIAHRFIYDDTTGALYFDQDGSRGAFTQVKFAQLFGGVSLSENDFYVIA from the coding sequence ATGGCAAATATCATTGGAACCAACGGTAATGATACTCTAGTGGGCTACTTCGGCTCCGACGAGGATACAATTGACGGTCTAAGGGGGAATGATACCATCACAGGTGGTATAGACAATGATATCCTGACTGGTGGCAGCGGCAACGATAAATTTGTTTATGAATTGTACGACGGCATCGATATGATCACCGATTTCGGTGGCGTAGGTAAAGGCTCAAATCCCTCGGCAGGAGTCATTGCCGAAGTGGATACCCTGATATTCCAAGATAGAACTGCCCGAAATCTGCTACTCGTCCAAAATGGTAACAATCTGGAAATTACCTTTGAAGAGGTGGCTGATCTGGGTGATCTGATTGGTAACTATCTGATTTACTCTGGCGAGCCAGATTTCGTTGAGACGAAAGTCATCTTGCAGAACTTTACCCTGGAAAACCTAGATAACCTATCAACGCTGGGCAATATCCAGTTTTCTGCGCAAACCAGCATCAGTGATAGCTTTGATGTCGTCAATGCCAACTCCACCCAAGAGAACCCATTCAACAAGAACACAGTTACCTTTTTTAACGACCTGAATAACTATGTCATCGGCTTTGACAATTCAAATGATGTCATCAATGGTCAGGGCGGTAATGACAGCATCAACGGCAAAAGTGGCAACGACCTGCTGCGCGGTGGTACGGGGAATGATACTCTCATTGGTGATAGTGGCAATGACACCCTTGTTGGTGGTACTGATAACGACCTGCTGCGAGGTAGTACGGGGAATGATACTCTCATTGATGATAGTGGCAACAACATCCTCAACGGTGGCACTGGTAACGATACCTTGAATGTTGAGGGTTCAACAGGCGATAACCTACTCTCTGGGGACAATGGCAATGATTATCTCTTTGCCTCCAACACCTATCGCTACCCCTTGTATTCTACTTCAGGGAATAACACCCTCAACGGTGGCGCTGGTGACGATACCTTGAATGTTAACGGTTCAACAGGTGATAACCTACTTTTTGGGGACGATGGCAATGATTCTCTTAGTGCCTCTGGTTACTACGACTACTTCTACTTTGAGAAATATGAGACTTCAGGCAATAACACACTCAACGGTGGTGATGGTAACGATACCTTGGATGTTCGATCTTCAACAGGCGATAACCTAGTCTTTGGGGGCGATGGCAATGATTATCTCAGTTCCAATGCCTCCACAATTAGAGGCAGTCTCTTTGACTCCTCAGGTAATAACACTCTCAACGGTGGCGATGGTAAAGATACCTTGATTGTTGGTGGAACAGGCGATAACCTAGTCTTTGGGGGCGATGGCAATGATTCTCTCTCTGTCTATGGCTACTTTGAATCCTTCCAAGAATTCAATAATGTTCCTGGAAATAACACCCTAAACGGTGGCGCTGGTGACGATACCTTGAATGTTGACCTACCACAAAGCGATAACCTTCTAAATGGGGGCGATGGTAATGATTCTCTTTTTGTCTCTGACCAGCAGTATTATTACAACGATGATGGCGCTTTTGGCAAGAACACCCTCAACGGTGGTGCTGGTAACGATACCTTAAATGCTGACAGATCAAAAGGCGATAACCTACTCTCTGGGGGCAATGGCAATGATTCTCTTAGTGCCTCTGGCAACCTTGACGGTAATATCGCCTCAGGTAATAATACCCTCAACGGTGGCGCTGGTACCGATATCTTGAAGGTTGACAATTCTACAGGCGATAATCTACTTCATGGGGGCAATGGCAATGATTTCCTCTCTGCCTCTGGCGCCTTGGGCAATAACACCCTCAAGGGTGGCGCTGGGAATGATACCCTAACAGGTGGGAACGGTAATGATACCCTCTATGGAGGAAATGGTGCTGATACCTTTGCTTTCAATAGTTATAATCAAGGCGTTGATAGTATTTATGACTTCAACGCAAATAATGAATTTATTCAGGTATCGGCTGCTGGTTTTGGTGGGGGGTTATTAAGAGGTTTCCTCTCTGCTAGTCAGTTTACCCTTGGAACATCTGCAACAACGATCGCTCACCGATTTATCTATGATGACACTACAGGTGCATTGTACTTTGACCAAGATGGCAGTCGAGGTGCGTTTACTCAGGTAAAATTTGCACAACTATTTGGTGGAGTGTCACTAAGTGAAAACGATTTTTATGTGATTGCTTAA